Proteins found in one Maridesulfovibrio sp. genomic segment:
- a CDS encoding DVU_1553 family AMP-dependent CoA ligase, which translates to MTENPLGKWLNLRMGRPLELAPVSVRELQEWQFNSLRRTMFQAVSNCPFYHERLAGVQTGAVHTPADLEHIPFTNADDLRHNPDNFLCVSQDEIARAVTLASSGSSGAPKRLFFTAGDLERTIEFFHYGMSPMLKEGETILAILPDSRPGGVGSLFAESISRLGGETVLPVNPSYISTLLNLLLDNHASCILGPAIQIHALARMLDSKGIVINHVRSVLLCWDVLPYASMQTISRVFGCEVFSHWGMTETCLGGGVDCRPGSGMHLREPDFYVEIINPATGRQVPNGHKGEIVISTLSRRAMPLIRYRTGDVGCIMPDECSCGLPLRRLGAVEGRLGDGIILPGGSRLDLNELNNSILSHKSVLDFKAEYHPEEMLLSVRLDVLPGTKSGAEVKKQLLSYPKIKRACDNHNLKLSVRLANQDGTIHSGFGKRSITIKTIRSGKL; encoded by the coding sequence ATGACTGAAAACCCGCTGGGTAAATGGCTCAATCTACGTATGGGCCGCCCTCTCGAACTGGCCCCAGTTTCTGTGCGTGAACTTCAGGAATGGCAATTTAATTCTTTGCGCAGGACAATGTTTCAGGCAGTCAGCAACTGCCCATTTTACCATGAACGACTGGCAGGGGTACAAACAGGAGCGGTTCATACCCCTGCGGATCTAGAACACATTCCCTTCACCAACGCAGACGACCTGCGCCATAATCCCGATAATTTTCTATGTGTCTCGCAGGACGAGATAGCGCGGGCGGTAACCCTCGCCAGTTCCGGCTCAAGCGGCGCTCCCAAAAGGCTTTTCTTCACTGCCGGAGACCTTGAACGGACAATTGAATTTTTCCATTACGGAATGTCCCCCATGCTAAAAGAAGGGGAAACCATTCTGGCAATCCTACCCGACTCACGTCCCGGAGGAGTCGGCTCACTTTTCGCAGAATCCATTTCCAGACTGGGCGGGGAAACAGTGCTTCCCGTCAACCCTTCATACATCAGCACCCTGCTTAATCTTCTGCTCGATAACCACGCTAGCTGCATCCTAGGACCGGCCATACAGATACACGCTCTTGCCCGGATGCTCGACAGCAAAGGGATTGTCATCAATCACGTACGCTCGGTTCTGCTCTGCTGGGACGTGCTACCTTACGCCAGTATGCAGACCATCTCGCGGGTATTTGGTTGCGAAGTTTTCTCCCATTGGGGCATGACTGAAACCTGCCTTGGCGGCGGAGTGGACTGCCGGCCCGGTTCCGGCATGCATTTACGCGAACCAGATTTTTATGTGGAGATAATCAACCCGGCAACAGGAAGGCAGGTACCTAATGGACACAAAGGAGAAATTGTAATCAGCACCCTTTCCCGGCGGGCTATGCCCCTGATTCGATACCGCACGGGAGATGTCGGCTGCATCATGCCTGACGAATGTTCTTGCGGCCTCCCGCTACGCAGACTGGGGGCGGTGGAAGGAAGGCTGGGAGACGGCATCATACTTCCGGGCGGCAGCAGGCTCGACCTTAATGAGCTGAACAACTCCATCCTATCCCACAAATCCGTTCTTGATTTTAAAGCGGAGTACCATCCCGAAGAGATGCTGCTTTCCGTCAGGCTGGATGTCTTGCCGGGCACGAAGTCTGGAGCGGAAGTAAAAAAACAGCTGCTGAGCTACCCAAAAATAAAACGAGCCTGCGATAATCATAATTTGAAATTATCCGTTAGACTTGCTAACCAAGACGGAACCATACACTCCGGTTTCGGAAAACGTTCTATAACAATTAAAACGATAAGATCCGGTAAATTATGA
- a CDS encoding DVU_1555 family C-GCAxxG-C-C protein, giving the protein MTDMDLRIMQLNGAGYCCAQIMIILCLDNLQQENPGLVRATQGLCMGGGDCSGNCGILSGGICALGLYAGKGTDTETAADDYPLLVENFREWFKERVSAEFGGINCNDILGGECGAPKADRCGVLLGEAYAELIKILLECGYDPTEGREDSDGY; this is encoded by the coding sequence ATGACCGACATGGATCTTAGAATAATGCAACTTAATGGCGCCGGGTATTGCTGCGCCCAGATAATGATAATTCTCTGCCTTGATAATTTACAGCAGGAAAATCCCGGACTGGTAAGGGCCACGCAGGGCTTATGCATGGGCGGGGGCGACTGTTCCGGAAACTGCGGGATATTAAGCGGCGGAATTTGCGCGCTGGGCCTTTACGCCGGTAAAGGGACAGACACTGAAACAGCAGCGGATGATTACCCGCTGCTGGTGGAAAATTTCCGGGAATGGTTCAAGGAAAGAGTCAGCGCTGAATTCGGAGGCATTAATTGTAACGATATTCTTGGTGGTGAATGCGGAGCACCAAAGGCGGACCGTTGCGGGGTTCTGCTTGGCGAAGCATACGCCGAGTTAATTAAAATTTTGCTGGAATGCGGATATGATCCGACAGAGGGGAGAGAAGATTCCGATGGATACTAG
- a CDS encoding pyridine nucleotide-disulfide oxidoreductase/dicluster-binding protein, translated as MDQKNLRDWEARCTQEEPPKCKARCPLHVDGREFCRLMADGQVDKAWAVLCKTMPFPSLTARICDGDCQNDCLRSQKGGGIEMAALERFAAENYKRSPMIRALPPRGKNIAVFGAHLSGLAAAWDLGKKGFTVKLFCQSKFEGYSELPAQRITEDLFSKELSQLEKMNVSFIEGSVIDPETVLKAADDFDAVFADPWTCNSKALDMQQVNLKTLETEKEFLFASPKISEESAIELLALGRKGALSIERKLQNASLTAGRDRDNPFETRLFTNISKVEPVSPVTVPEDGYSPDQAREEAGRCLLCECMECVNNCVYLQEFKSYPKAYARQIYNNASIVMGTRMANTMINSCMLCGLCEQVCPENFAMQDLCLEARQDLVQKDQMPPSAHEFAFRDMDFADSSVCAVIKNQPGTDKSKQVFFPGCQLSASDPGAVERSYAHLCSILEGGTGLMLRCCGAPADWAGQKEMFSRKMDSLRHDWESLGRPQIIAACPSCIESLQKGLPEAEVTSLWSTLSNQADRLAMPQEKESLSLHDPCSARDNQILMNDVRLLLSKLEVTFDEPEFSGNLTECCGFGGLLANANEQLSQKAAVHRAGKLDHDGVTYCAMCRDMLAKAGKRCQHILDVILPGSNEDHAGRVAPGYSVRRENRVRLKETLLRETWKEQPEPRNDYESVAVEFTDEARELMEKRRILLSDVQKTLHAMQGSARVLENTETGHKLVHFRPVTVTYWVEYEMNDGTYLVHRVWSHRMRVIGEAS; from the coding sequence ATGGATCAAAAAAACTTACGCGATTGGGAAGCAAGATGTACGCAAGAGGAACCGCCTAAATGTAAAGCCCGCTGTCCACTGCATGTGGATGGTCGGGAATTTTGCCGTCTTATGGCAGACGGACAGGTGGACAAGGCTTGGGCTGTACTGTGTAAAACAATGCCCTTTCCTTCGCTTACAGCCCGTATCTGTGATGGCGACTGTCAAAACGACTGTCTGCGCTCACAAAAAGGGGGCGGAATCGAAATGGCAGCTCTGGAGCGTTTTGCCGCTGAGAACTATAAACGGTCCCCAATGATCCGGGCCTTGCCGCCACGCGGTAAAAATATCGCTGTCTTCGGGGCGCATCTTTCAGGGCTTGCCGCTGCATGGGATCTAGGTAAAAAAGGGTTCACGGTAAAACTTTTCTGCCAAAGTAAATTTGAAGGTTACTCAGAACTCCCGGCACAGCGCATCACTGAAGATCTTTTCAGCAAGGAACTGTCTCAGCTGGAAAAGATGAACGTGTCTTTTATTGAAGGAAGCGTAATTGATCCTGAAACAGTCTTAAAAGCTGCTGACGATTTTGATGCGGTATTCGCGGATCCATGGACCTGCAATTCCAAAGCTCTCGATATGCAGCAGGTGAATTTGAAGACTCTTGAAACGGAAAAAGAATTTCTTTTTGCTTCCCCTAAAATAAGCGAAGAGTCCGCTATCGAACTGCTCGCCCTTGGACGTAAGGGAGCGCTTTCCATAGAGCGCAAGCTTCAAAATGCCTCGCTGACAGCAGGCCGGGATCGCGACAACCCGTTTGAAACCCGCCTGTTTACCAATATCAGCAAAGTGGAACCTGTAAGCCCCGTAACTGTACCTGAAGACGGATATTCTCCGGATCAGGCCCGTGAAGAGGCCGGACGCTGCCTGCTATGCGAATGCATGGAATGCGTTAACAACTGCGTCTATCTGCAGGAATTCAAAAGCTATCCTAAGGCATACGCCCGCCAGATTTACAATAACGCATCCATCGTTATGGGCACACGCATGGCCAACACAATGATAAATTCCTGCATGCTCTGCGGACTTTGTGAGCAGGTATGTCCCGAAAATTTTGCCATGCAGGATCTGTGTCTCGAAGCCCGGCAGGATCTGGTACAAAAAGACCAAATGCCGCCCTCTGCACACGAATTCGCCTTCCGCGACATGGATTTTGCCGATTCATCGGTCTGCGCAGTAATCAAAAACCAGCCGGGGACTGATAAAAGTAAGCAGGTTTTCTTCCCCGGTTGCCAGCTTAGCGCTTCCGATCCGGGGGCTGTTGAACGAAGCTACGCCCATCTCTGCTCCATTTTGGAAGGCGGGACTGGACTTATGCTGCGCTGCTGCGGAGCTCCGGCAGACTGGGCCGGACAGAAAGAGATGTTCAGCCGCAAGATGGACTCCTTGAGACATGACTGGGAATCCCTTGGACGTCCGCAAATAATCGCAGCCTGCCCTTCCTGCATTGAAAGCCTGCAAAAAGGATTGCCGGAAGCGGAAGTCACTTCACTCTGGTCAACACTCAGCAATCAGGCTGACCGACTTGCCATGCCGCAGGAAAAAGAATCGCTCTCCCTGCATGATCCCTGCTCCGCGCGTGACAATCAGATTCTTATGAACGATGTGCGCTTACTTCTCAGCAAACTGGAAGTTACTTTTGATGAGCCCGAATTTTCTGGAAACCTGACTGAGTGCTGTGGATTCGGAGGACTGCTCGCCAATGCAAATGAACAGCTGTCCCAAAAGGCTGCTGTGCACAGGGCCGGAAAATTGGATCATGATGGTGTAACATACTGTGCCATGTGCCGGGACATGCTCGCCAAAGCAGGAAAACGCTGCCAGCACATACTGGATGTTATCCTGCCCGGAAGTAACGAAGACCACGCAGGACGTGTTGCCCCCGGTTATTCCGTCCGGCGAGAGAACAGGGTCCGCTTAAAAGAGACCCTGCTCAGGGAAACTTGGAAAGAGCAGCCCGAGCCCCGTAACGATTACGAATCCGTCGCGGTGGAATTTACTGACGAAGCACGCGAATTAATGGAAAAAAGACGCATTCTGTTATCCGACGTGCAAAAGACTCTGCATGCGATGCAGGGTTCAGCCCGTGTGCTTGAGAACACTGAAACCGGTCATAAACTGGTACACTTCCGCCCCGTAACAGTTACTTATTGGGTAGAGTATGAAATGAATGACGGGACATATTTGGTACACCGGGTCTGGTCTCATCGCATGCGCGTTATAGGAGAAGCATCATGA
- a CDS encoding XdhC family aldehyde oxidoreductase maturation factor, producing the protein MKKLIANICSQLQSGNDLILASIIKSSGSTPRSSGSKMIVMRDKSIDGTIGGGLVEALVQKAAEEIFAEAENTVAFREFDLSNELAANADMICGGYVEVMLEHLPANDTTLDIFSALNASLNKGRQAMLLTNVDNSLVRERRVIAPGCQLPELSFIDEAGATALLEKSLKSGIPVLNETGSGLTVAESFIPQPDLYIFGAGHVSRPTAALAASVNFRTVVLDDRADFANRERFPQAAEIRVLPDFKDCFAGLEVNENSYIIIVTRGHLHDKTVLGQALDTPARYVGMIGSSKKRNAIYDALREEGVTQQEIDRCHCPIGLSIGGQTPEEIAVSIVAELIQIRAGD; encoded by the coding sequence ATGAAAAAACTTATTGCAAACATCTGTTCACAACTCCAGTCCGGCAATGACCTTATTTTAGCCTCCATAATTAAAAGTTCCGGCTCCACACCCCGTTCCTCCGGGAGCAAAATGATTGTCATGCGCGATAAATCCATAGACGGAACCATCGGTGGAGGGCTGGTCGAAGCGTTGGTTCAAAAAGCAGCGGAGGAGATTTTTGCTGAAGCCGAAAATACCGTTGCATTCCGTGAATTCGATCTTTCAAATGAGCTGGCGGCAAATGCTGACATGATTTGCGGCGGGTATGTAGAGGTAATGCTTGAACATCTGCCGGCAAATGACACGACTCTCGACATTTTTTCCGCCCTGAATGCAAGCCTGAACAAAGGCAGGCAGGCCATGCTGCTAACCAACGTTGATAATTCGCTGGTCCGGGAAAGGCGTGTGATCGCTCCCGGATGCCAGCTGCCGGAGCTATCATTCATAGATGAAGCGGGAGCAACGGCACTGCTGGAAAAATCCCTCAAATCAGGTATCCCCGTGCTGAACGAAACAGGCTCAGGACTCACTGTGGCCGAAAGCTTTATCCCTCAGCCGGACCTTTATATATTCGGGGCAGGTCACGTTTCCCGGCCCACCGCTGCCCTTGCCGCTTCTGTCAATTTCCGCACTGTAGTCCTAGATGACCGGGCGGACTTTGCCAACAGGGAACGGTTTCCTCAGGCGGCTGAAATTCGTGTACTTCCTGATTTTAAAGATTGCTTTGCCGGGCTGGAAGTAAATGAAAATTCATATATCATTATCGTCACCCGCGGACACCTGCACGACAAAACGGTGTTGGGACAGGCCCTCGACACTCCGGCTCGATACGTGGGCATGATAGGCAGCTCCAAGAAAAGAAACGCCATTTATGATGCCCTGCGTGAAGAAGGCGTTACGCAGCAGGAAATCGATCGCTGCCACTGCCCTATCGGACTCTCCATCGGCGGCCAAACTCCTGAAGAAATCGCCGTGTCCATCGTGGCGGAATTGATCCAAATACGGGCGGGAGACTAG
- a CDS encoding DVU_1557 family redox protein — protein sequence MSSSLKVLDKDFSSWKCATCGKHLSPSPVELEYLDSRFNVELPKCPDCGFVLIPEELALGKMAEVERMLEDK from the coding sequence ATGAGTAGTTCCCTGAAAGTTCTGGATAAAGATTTTTCATCATGGAAATGTGCAACTTGCGGCAAACATCTAAGCCCGTCTCCTGTGGAACTTGAATATCTGGACAGCAGGTTTAACGTAGAATTACCCAAATGCCCGGATTGCGGATTCGTCCTCATTCCTGAAGAACTTGCTCTGGGTAAGATGGCCGAAGTTGAACGAATGTTGGAGGATAAGTAA
- the trsM gene encoding DVU_1556 family methyltransferase, with product MTETPLWEKSILREASGPTLRPGGYTLTDRAVKLTGLLPNDRVLDVGCGLGATVSHLRTEHGLKAFGMDYSPRQLSEAQKDLPLTRADGSALPFADSFFSAIFCECVLSLLPDKEQCISEFKRVLTKNGKLIISDLYQRGSGQIQCLDGSCASSPLYLGRIEQILRQQGMHITAIEDYSRLLVELAAKLVFAGGKNPSAGQNCCDRPGYMLLIAEL from the coding sequence ATGACCGAAACCCCTCTCTGGGAAAAATCTATACTGCGAGAAGCTTCCGGGCCCACCCTGCGCCCCGGAGGATATACACTCACAGACCGTGCAGTAAAACTGACCGGTCTGCTTCCGAATGACCGGGTACTCGATGTAGGTTGCGGACTGGGAGCGACAGTAAGTCATTTACGCACTGAGCACGGCCTCAAAGCTTTCGGCATGGACTACTCACCCCGGCAGCTGTCCGAAGCCCAGAAAGATTTACCCCTGACCCGTGCCGACGGGTCAGCCCTACCCTTCGCAGATTCATTCTTTTCCGCTATATTCTGCGAGTGCGTGCTGTCACTCCTGCCCGATAAAGAACAATGCATCAGCGAATTCAAACGGGTACTCACAAAAAACGGTAAACTGATTATCAGCGATTTATATCAGCGTGGAAGCGGCCAGATCCAATGTCTGGACGGATCATGCGCCAGCTCTCCGCTCTACCTCGGACGTATTGAACAAATTTTAAGACAGCAGGGCATGCACATAACCGCCATAGAAGATTATTCCCGGTTATTGGTGGAGCTGGCGGCAAAACTCGTCTTTGCCGGAGGTAAGAATCCATCCGCCGGACAGAATTGCTGCGACCGCCCAGGATACATGTTGCTGATTGCAGAACTATAA
- a CDS encoding molybdopterin-dependent aldehyde oxidoreductase, which yields MIKRTLKVNGVEKFIICENDDSLANVLREKLGLTSVKIGCGTGQCGSCSIIINGKLKRSCTMKMKRVADHTEIITTEGIGTPNKMHPIQIAWMSHGGAQCGFCTPGFIVSTYALILSNPKPSRDEIRDWFQKHRNACRCTGYKQLVDAVQDAAAVMRGDMSEDDLLFKMPEDKRIWGSKYPRPTAVAKVTGTLDYGADLGLKMPEGTLKCALVQAEVSHANIISIDTSEAEAMPGVEKVVTYKDIKGKNRVTGLITFPTNKGDGWDRPILADEKIFQYGDAIAIVCADSEKNAKAAAAKVKVELEQLPEYMNAPAAMEEDAIEIHPGTPNVYFEQKIAKGDETAPIFDKAEVIVEGSYYVQRQPHMPIEPDVGFAYLDDDGKLCIHSKSIGLHLHAAMIAPGLGVELENLIMVQNYAGGTFGYKFSPTMEALVGAACLATGKPVFLGYDWYQQQTYTGKRSPFFTDIRLAASKDGKLLGMETDWICDHGPYSEFGDLLTLRGAQFIGAGYKLPNIRGLGKTVCTNHAWGSAFRGYGAPETEFGYEVLMDELAEKLGIDPFDLREQNIYRESEGDTTPTGCQPEVYCLEEIFAQARPKYEEVKKWAAEDAAEGFKRGVGVALGIYGSGLDGPDTAEAEIELNADGSVTMYACWHDHGQGADMGVLGTAHEALRPLGLEPEQIHLVLNDTRYCLNGGPAGGSRSQVVVGNAIIAACRNLLDAMRKPDNSYMSYDEMTAANKAIRHSGKWSAPATDCDENGQGSPFACYMYGLFISGVEVEIATGKVQVEKMRLIADIGKINNKLVVDGQMYGGLAQGVGLALTEDYEDIKKHSTMVGAGLPYIKQVPDDMELTYVETERPNGSHGASGVGELPLTTPHSSIINAIYNACGARVTHLPARPEKVLAAMKG from the coding sequence ATGATCAAACGGACTCTAAAAGTTAACGGTGTTGAGAAATTCATAATCTGCGAAAATGATGATTCTCTCGCCAATGTTCTGCGCGAAAAACTCGGCTTGACCAGTGTTAAAATCGGTTGCGGAACTGGGCAGTGCGGTAGCTGCTCCATCATTATCAACGGTAAGCTCAAACGCTCCTGCACAATGAAGATGAAGCGTGTTGCAGATCACACCGAGATCATTACCACTGAAGGTATCGGTACACCGAACAAGATGCACCCGATCCAGATCGCATGGATGTCCCACGGCGGTGCTCAGTGCGGTTTCTGTACTCCCGGTTTCATCGTTTCCACTTACGCCTTGATCCTTTCCAATCCCAAACCGAGCCGCGACGAAATCCGCGACTGGTTCCAAAAGCACCGCAATGCCTGCCGCTGCACCGGTTACAAACAGCTGGTTGACGCCGTTCAGGACGCTGCCGCTGTTATGCGTGGCGATATGTCCGAAGACGATCTGCTCTTCAAGATGCCTGAAGATAAACGCATCTGGGGTTCCAAATACCCCCGTCCTACCGCAGTGGCAAAAGTCACCGGTACTCTCGACTACGGTGCAGACCTCGGCCTGAAAATGCCCGAAGGCACCCTGAAATGTGCTCTTGTACAGGCTGAAGTTTCCCACGCAAACATCATTTCGATTGACACTTCCGAAGCCGAAGCAATGCCCGGCGTAGAAAAAGTTGTCACTTACAAAGACATCAAGGGTAAAAACCGCGTCACCGGTCTGATCACCTTCCCCACCAATAAAGGTGACGGTTGGGATCGCCCCATTCTCGCTGACGAAAAGATCTTCCAGTACGGTGACGCCATCGCTATCGTCTGCGCTGATTCTGAAAAGAATGCAAAGGCTGCAGCAGCCAAAGTTAAAGTTGAACTTGAACAGCTGCCGGAATACATGAACGCTCCCGCTGCCATGGAAGAAGACGCCATTGAAATTCATCCCGGCACACCCAACGTCTACTTCGAACAAAAAATTGCCAAAGGTGATGAAACAGCTCCCATCTTTGATAAAGCGGAAGTTATCGTTGAAGGCAGTTACTATGTACAGCGCCAGCCGCATATGCCCATCGAGCCTGATGTAGGTTTTGCTTACCTTGATGACGATGGCAAACTCTGCATCCACTCAAAATCCATCGGCTTGCATCTGCACGCAGCCATGATCGCTCCCGGTCTCGGTGTTGAACTCGAAAACCTGATCATGGTTCAGAACTATGCGGGTGGAACATTCGGTTATAAGTTCTCCCCCACCATGGAAGCTCTGGTCGGCGCAGCCTGCCTTGCTACCGGTAAGCCCGTATTCCTTGGCTACGACTGGTACCAGCAGCAGACCTACACAGGTAAACGCTCTCCCTTCTTCACCGACATCCGCCTTGCTGCAAGCAAAGACGGTAAACTGCTCGGTATGGAAACAGACTGGATCTGCGACCACGGTCCTTACTCCGAATTCGGTGACCTGCTGACCCTGCGCGGTGCACAGTTCATCGGTGCCGGTTATAAGCTGCCCAATATCCGCGGCCTCGGTAAAACAGTTTGTACCAACCACGCATGGGGCTCCGCTTTCCGTGGCTACGGTGCTCCTGAAACAGAATTCGGTTACGAAGTTCTTATGGACGAACTGGCTGAAAAACTCGGTATTGATCCTTTTGATCTCCGCGAGCAGAATATCTACCGCGAGAGTGAAGGCGACACCACACCTACCGGCTGCCAGCCTGAAGTATACTGCCTCGAAGAAATCTTCGCTCAGGCTCGCCCCAAATACGAAGAAGTTAAAAAATGGGCTGCCGAAGACGCTGCCGAAGGTTTCAAACGCGGCGTAGGTGTCGCTCTTGGTATCTACGGTTCCGGTCTTGACGGACCTGACACCGCTGAAGCTGAAATCGAACTTAACGCTGACGGTTCCGTTACCATGTACGCCTGCTGGCATGATCATGGTCAGGGTGCTGATATGGGTGTTCTGGGTACTGCCCACGAAGCTCTGCGCCCTCTCGGACTGGAACCTGAACAGATTCATCTCGTCTTGAACGATACCCGTTACTGCCTCAACGGCGGCCCCGCCGGCGGTAGCCGCTCACAGGTTGTCGTTGGTAACGCCATCATCGCAGCCTGCCGCAACCTGCTCGACGCTATGCGTAAGCCTGACAACTCCTACATGAGTTACGATGAAATGACCGCAGCAAACAAAGCAATCCGTCACAGCGGCAAATGGTCCGCTCCGGCTACCGATTGTGATGAAAACGGTCAGGGTTCACCTTTTGCCTGCTACATGTACGGTCTGTTCATCTCCGGTGTAGAGGTTGAAATCGCTACCGGTAAGGTACAGGTTGAAAAGATGAGACTCATTGCCGACATTGGTAAAATCAACAACAAACTGGTTGTTGACGGTCAGATGTACGGCGGCCTTGCACAGGGTGTCGGTCTTGCCCTCACTGAGGACTACGAAGACATCAAGAAACACTCCACTATGGTAGGTGCAGGACTCCCCTACATCAAACAGGTTCCCGATGATATGGAACTTACCTACGTTGAGACTGAACGCCCCAACGGTTCACACGGAGCTTCCGGTGTAGGCGAACTGCCGCTGACCACACCTCACTCCTCCATCATCAACGCAATCTACAATGCCTGCGGCGCACGCGTAACTCATCTCCCGGCTCGCCCCGAGAAGGTTCTCGCTGCCATGAAAGGCTAA
- the trsS gene encoding radical SAM (seleno)protein TrsS yields the protein MDTSHDMAETESLCPVCLKKIPALRVTENGESRIVKECPEHGRFSTPFWRGEPSISGWSRPKQPSCPPVMDNTVSKGCPFDCGLCPDHNQHTCTTLLEITWRCDLNCKVCFASAGKKVPADPSIPELEKLLQKIRSTAGPCNLQISGGEPAIRDDLPRIAELAKKLGFPFVQVNTNGVRVAREHDLAKRWAAGGVDSAFLQFDGTNDDIYKTIRGRNLLEEKIRAIENLTAAGIGVVLVPTIVPEVNDDNIGDILKLAVSYAPGVRGVHFQPVSYFGRYPSSPSDNMRITLPEIMTALEEQSEQMVHKDDFMPPGCEHSLCSFHANYLVMENGSLKKLSAKKEGCCTPKPASEGADKSKAFIRRQWAAPQAKCSCEKPQDDLDRFLNRAKTHILALSGMAFQDAWTLDLDRLKGCCIHVADPDGRLIPFCAYNLTAMDGSTLYRRTIDD from the coding sequence ATGGATACTAGTCATGATATGGCCGAAACCGAATCTCTTTGCCCCGTCTGTCTAAAAAAAATTCCGGCCCTCCGGGTTACAGAAAACGGTGAAAGCCGAATTGTAAAAGAATGCCCTGAACACGGCAGATTCAGTACCCCCTTCTGGCGCGGCGAGCCTTCAATTTCCGGCTGGTCACGGCCTAAGCAACCGTCCTGTCCTCCGGTGATGGATAATACCGTGAGCAAAGGCTGCCCTTTCGATTGCGGACTCTGCCCGGACCATAACCAGCACACATGCACCACTCTGCTGGAAATTACATGGCGCTGCGATCTTAATTGCAAGGTCTGCTTTGCTTCAGCCGGAAAGAAAGTTCCTGCCGATCCAAGCATACCGGAACTGGAAAAACTGCTGCAAAAAATACGCAGCACTGCCGGACCGTGTAATTTGCAGATTTCAGGCGGGGAACCAGCTATACGGGACGATCTTCCGCGCATCGCTGAGCTGGCAAAAAAATTAGGATTCCCTTTTGTGCAGGTCAATACAAACGGGGTACGTGTTGCCCGCGAACACGACCTTGCCAAACGCTGGGCTGCGGGCGGGGTTGATTCCGCTTTCCTACAATTCGACGGAACCAATGACGATATTTATAAAACTATCCGCGGACGCAATCTTCTTGAAGAAAAGATAAGGGCCATAGAGAACCTGACTGCGGCGGGAATAGGCGTGGTTTTGGTTCCCACTATTGTTCCTGAAGTAAATGACGACAACATCGGGGATATACTGAAACTGGCTGTCTCGTATGCTCCGGGAGTTCGCGGGGTGCATTTTCAACCGGTAAGCTACTTCGGGCGCTACCCCTCATCCCCTTCAGACAATATGCGGATTACCCTTCCGGAAATTATGACCGCACTGGAAGAGCAAAGTGAGCAGATGGTCCACAAGGATGATTTTATGCCCCCGGGGTGTGAACATTCACTATGTTCTTTTCATGCCAATTATCTGGTAATGGAAAACGGCAGCCTGAAAAAACTTTCCGCCAAAAAGGAAGGGTGCTGCACGCCGAAACCTGCTTCGGAAGGAGCTGATAAATCTAAAGCTTTTATCCGCCGCCAGTGGGCGGCTCCACAGGCTAAATGTTCCTGTGAAAAGCCGCAGGATGACCTTGATCGCTTTTTAAACCGGGCGAAGACCCACATTCTGGCCCTTTCAGGAATGGCATTTCAAGACGCATGGACCCTTGACCTGGACCGCTTAAAAGGGTGTTGTATCCACGTGGCTGATCCAGACGGCAGGTTGATTCCTTTTTGCGCCTACAATTTAACCGCCATGGACGGCTCCACGTTATACAGGAGGACGATTGATGACTGA